In Micromonospora ferruginea, the sequence GCACGACCTCGGCGAAGCTGTGGATGTCGTACGGCCAGCCGTGCAGCAGGACCACCACCGGGCCGCGCGGCGGACCGGCGTCGACGTACCCGATGTCGAGCGCCCCCGCGTCGACCCGGCGCAGACCGGCGGCGAAGGTCGCCGGGTCGGTGGCCTGGTTCATCCCCGCTGCTCCTCGTGCTCGTCCCGCGCTGCCTGCACGCTAGGGCGGCACGCGGAGCCGCGTCGGCGGTTCGGTCGAGGTGCCGCTCCGGCCGGGCGCGGCGGCTAGGATGCCGAGCCCGGACCGGCCCGCCGAAGGGCCGGGCGCGCGGGGGAGAGGACCGTCGCCGTCAGTCGGCGGTGGATGCCGGCCGTCGACGGCGGCGTGACGCTCCGGACGGGCTCTCGATGCCGAGCCTGCGCTCGGTGATCCGGCGGCGGATCGTTCCACCTCGTCGGCCGGCAGGCCGTACCGGAAACGGCGGTACCGCGTCGATGCCAGGCGACCGGTCCAACCGGTGTCGGTCAGACCTTGCGGTAGCGCGCCTCGGTCACCGCGAACAGCCCGTACGCCGCGAAACCGACCGCCACCACGAGCAGCAGCGCGGTGCCGTAGGTCTCGCCCGCCAGCGTCCGCAGCGCCGCGTCGAGCCCGCGCGCCTTGTCCGGGTCGAAGCGCCACGCCGCCACCACGAACAGCACGCCGGCGATGCCGTACGCCAGGCCCTTGGCCACGAAGCCCGCCACGCCGAGCCGGCGCACGAGCCGCCGGGTGGCCGCCGCCATCTCGCCGACCCGCAGGTGCTTCTCGAAGCGCCCGGTGAAACCGACGAACGCCAGCCATCCGCCGAGGCCGGCCAGGACCAGCCCGACCACCATGACGGCGGCCCGGCCCCCGCTCGACGCGAGCAGGCCCTCCGCGGTGTCCTGCTGGGTGTCGGCGCTGGACGACTTCTTGCCGCGCAGCACCTTGACGCCGCTGAACGCGAGGTAGAGGTAGAACGCGGC encodes:
- a CDS encoding DUF1206 domain-containing protein; this encodes MSSLSERARGAVSRAADNPALERLTRAGFVGYGILHLLFAWVVVRVASGGPTADGDQSGAMQEIADEPFGLVLIAAIVVGLVAMALWQVLELLRDRRAGERLASAGRAAFYLYLAFSGVKVLRGKKSSSADTQQDTAEGLLASSGGRAAVMVVGLVLAGLGGWLAFVGFTGRFEKHLRVGEMAAATRRLVRRLGVAGFVAKGLAYGIAGVLFVVAAWRFDPDKARGLDAALRTLAGETYGTALLLVVAVGFAAYGLFAVTEARYRKV